Proteins co-encoded in one Amia ocellicauda isolate fAmiCal2 chromosome 11, fAmiCal2.hap1, whole genome shotgun sequence genomic window:
- the gemin5 gene encoding gem-associated protein 5 isoform X1: MPERLLPASPNWYCSRSSDANAKGVFGFGAKNSVYLISITSSSPVVVGELIGHRERVSGFTFCHYLGQEDLCASSSDDGTVKIWDCERKIMLKEHRAHQSTITALHWSPLEKDLVVSGDEKGVVVCYWHNRNDTQSFFPEPRNVFCLSCSPHNENYIAVGYKDGMIIVIDISKKNEVVHRLRGHDDEVHALAWCPEPGEEALHSRPEEGTEMETHQTRQHFSSLQLSNFEVNNGLLGGCERGCYLASGSKDQTVRVWSTAKGKGVMTLKLPFLKRRGAGVDPGVKERLWLTVNWPKGHPTHIVSSCFGGELLSWDLMKNGKQKWTLLGSASEGQTHSRIVFNMTSVCVEDNRELLISISMDREIKCWDLSTLECCWTLPSLGGFVYALTFSPVDTGSLAVGVGDNMIRVWSTLSIQNKHDTKTFWQGIKSKVTALSWHTLKEGSLAFGTDDGKVGIYEAYSNKPPQISSTYHRKTVYTVAWGPPIPPLTFGGDGDKLSVALYSCAGEGVIFQHNPWKLAGEASDIDKVIRDTNGIKHKLSPHTDLSWKPDGKILAIGNEDGSVDVFQAPNLKLLCTIQQHHKIINVICWHHEHGSQSDLGYLIASGSSNAIVYVHNLKTVIESPPESPALITEPYRSLVGHTAKITSLAWSPHHDGRLVSVCYDGTAQVWDVPQEEAVCNYRGHKGRLLCVQWSPVDPDVVWTGGDDFTVQEWAVSKQEHTKPPKGKKGIDLEKKRSSQQKVKAKKKKKQMTSKAGSKPQDGEVTNGEGEGRHSVGLEEGPSDLEEEEEKEREAGPQATMSTPIAAASKESNRPVDRIVSEKIQNGGKAFAFVKREVVKEERKREKQEIPVKKRKPRSLLPLSTTMDHRPKEELQQDCLTLAAIRHSKVLPSQCVPGSGDHIQLGLFGDRKALYQMFEEEGKSHIEGGHYDSAIYLLLWKGDITGALQMATEKGELTDHLVSIAPMAGYQVWSRTVEAFVKQLCFQEQFVKAASYLLSIHKVYEAVELLRSRQLYREAIALSKARLCPEDPVLKDLYTAWAAILEKDGHYSTAAKCYLAADSAFDAAKVIAKKGDVVSLRAAAELALIVGEKDLSHSLSLRCAKELLSVQDWLAAQEVLQTQESLLGHQLLFCTNELLWKSLADTALITWSSTSAHSWMAIADDGFLTAVSEVWVKEFGISPIDSEKLKLLHQQLKSMENPPATVNVPIKQLLFHLSVDLTLTLLSALAGSWGEMLEEMLCALSRCRDTGHFILMKEICGLLFPKGTESISNFKGKLDLTDEKSISAAQSLEAFICYLKLYELWWTSSSEHTPLLPEETIAASTAASHNDEPNGPDHIGGAGAEDEAPDDECSAKEIPDVLASAAEQEKPERLEKAQCVLTCKACLSEPHAMLQACERAKAEVQHRLSNMVYHHLKNQGDQHKDHPAATQTENDTPASEPALSEEHASLPSLIALVSEHNKQLAEIPEHVKEHPFPDVMECCLILLHMARTSEIPVDLQKEALALVQKYGTTHALRKACQKFLTPDCTGEVQCTED, translated from the exons ATGCCCGAGAGACTTCTGCCAGCGTCTCCCAACTGGTACTGCTCCAGGTCCAGTGACGCGAATGCCAAGGGAGTGTTTGGATTTGGGGCTAAAAACTCAGTATATCTTATTAGCATCACTTCATCGTCGCCTGTTGTCGTGG GTGAACTGATAGGCCACAGAGAGCGTGTATCAGGATTCACCTTTTGCCATTATCTGGGTCAAGAAGATCTGTGCGCCAGTAGTTCTGATGATGGGACTGTCAAAATCTGGGACTGTGAGAGAAAGATTATGCTTAAAGAGCACAGAGCTCACCAG AGTACCATAACTGCTTTGCACTGGTCCCCACTGGAGAAAGACCTGGTGGTTTCTGGAGACGAGAAAGGGGTCGTCGTTTGTTACTGGCACAATCGTAATGACACGCAAAGCTTCTTCCCGGAACCAAGGAATGTCTTTTGTTTGTCCTGTTCCCCTCACAATGAAAACTACATCGCTGTGGG GTACAAAGATGGGATGATTATTGTGATTGACATAAGTAAAAAGAATGAAGTCGTGCACCGTCTGAGAGGCCATGACGATGAGGTCCATGCCCTGGCTTGGTGTCCTGAGCCTGGGGAGGAGGCTTTGCACAGCCGTCCAGAGGAAGGGACAG aaatggagactcatcagaccaggcaacatttttccagtcttcaactgtccaattttg AGGTAAACAATGGGCTGCTAGGGGGATGTGAGAGAGGCTGTTACCTGGCGTCAGGAAGCAAGGACCAGACTGTCCGCGTGTGGAGCACAGCAAAGGGGAAAG GGGTGATGACGCTGAAACTCCCATTCCTGAAGAGAAGAGGAGCTGGGGTCGACCCCGGGGTGAAGGAGAGGCTCTGGCTCACAGTAAATTGGCCTAAGGGTCATCCTACACACATCGTATCCAGCTGTTTTGG TGGGGAGCTGCTGTCGTGGGACCTTATGAAGAATGGCAAGCAGAAGTGGACTCTGCTGGGCTCTGCATCCGAGGGCCAGACTCACTCAAGGATTGTCTTTAACATGACCTCTGTGTGTGTCGAGGACAACAGGGAACTTCTCATCAGCATTTCAATGGACAGAGAA ATTAAATGCTGGGACTTGTCTACCCTAGAGTGCTGCTGGACCCTGCCATCCCTCGGCGGATTTGTGTACGCGCTGACCTTCTCCCCCGTGGATACAGGTTCCCTGGCCGTGGGTGTTGGAGACAACATGATCCGAGTGTGGAGCACTCTGTCCATCCAGAACAAGCATGACACCAAGACCTTCTGGCAAGGAATCAAATCCAAAGTCACGGCG CTGTCCTGGCACACACTGAAGGAAGGCTCTCTGGCATTTGGAACTGATGATGGCAAAGTTGGCATTTATGAAGCTTACTCTAACAA GCCCCCGCAAATATCCAGCACTTATCACCGAAAGACTGTGTACACAGTGGCCTGGGGACCCCCAATACCCCCCCTGACATTTG GAGGGGATGGAGACAAGCTGTCAGTCGCTCTGTATAGCTGTGCGGGAGAAGGAGTCATCTTTCAACACAACCCCTGGAAATTGGCAGGAGAAGCCAGTGACATTGATAAAGTTATTCGGGACACAAATGGCATTAAG CACAAATTATCACCACACACTGATCTCAGCTGGAAACCAGATGGCAAAATACTGGCTATTGGGAATGAAGATGG GTCAGTAGATGTGTTTCAAGCTCCAAATCTCAAGTTGCTGTGCACCATTCAGCAGCACCACAAGATCATCAATGTCATTTGCTGGCATCATGAGCACGGCAGCCAATCAGATCTCGGTTACCTGATAGCTTCCGGGTCAAGCAACGCAATTGTGTATGTGCACAACCTCAAGACTGTAATAG AGTCTCCACCAGAAAGCCCTGCCCTGATTACAGAACCCTACAGAAGCCTCGTGGGACACACGGCAAAAATCACCAGCCTGGCCTGGAGTCCTCATCATGACGGGAGGCTGGTGTCCGTCTGTTATGATGGGACGGCACAG GTGTGGGATGTGCCGCAGGAGGAAGCTGTGTGTAACTACAGGGGTCACAAAGGTCGtctgctgtgtgttcagtggtcTCCTGTAGACCCCGATGTGGTTTGGACGGGAGGCGATGATTTTACTGTACAAGAGTGGGCCGTGTCAAAGCAGGAGCACaccaaacctccaaaag GAAAAAAAGGCATTGACCTTGAGAAGAAGAGATCATCCCAGCAGAAAGTGAAagccaagaagaagaagaaacagaTGACAAGCAAAGCAGGCAGTAAGCCACAGGATGGCGAGGTTACCAACGGTGAAGGGGAGGGTCGACACTCTGTGGGACTGGAGGAGGGGCCTTCAGacctggaggaagaggaggagaaagagagagaggctggaccTCAGGCCACAATGAGCACTCCAATAGCGG CAGCATCCAAAGAGTCTAATCGGCCAGTGGATAGGATTGTgtctgaaaaaatacaaaacggAGGGAAGGCATTCGCTTTTGTTAAAAGAGAAGTGGTAaaagaggagagaaagagagaaaaacaag AGATCCCAGTGAAGAAGAGGAAACCACGCTCATTGCTTCCTCTCAGCACAACTATGGATCACAGGCCTAAAGAGGAGCTCCAGCAAGATTGCCTGACTCTCGCTGCCATCAGACATTCAAAAG TGTTGCCGAGTCAGTGTGTGCCAGGATCTGGGGACCACATTCAGCTGGGCCTTTTTGGTGACAGGAAAGCTCTCTACCAGATGTTTGAAGAAGAGG GAAAGAGCCACATCGAAGGAGGTCACTATGACTCTGCCATATACCTGTTACTGTGGAAAGGAGATATCACAGGAGCTCTGCAAATGGCAACTGAGAAGGGAGAGCTAACAGATCACTTAGTCTCTATTGCCCCCATGG CTGGCTATCAGGTGTGGTCGCGGACTGTGGAAGCCTTTGTGAAGCAGCTGTGTTTCCAGGAGCAGTTTGTCAAGGCAGCCTCTTACCTCCTCTCTATTCACAAGGTTTACGAGGCTGTTGAGCTTCTGAGGTCCCGCCAGCTGTACAG GGAAGCCATTGCATTGAGCAAGGCTAGACTGTGTCCTGAAGACCCTGTTTTGAAGGATCTCTATACCGCCTGGGCAGCTATCCTTGAGAAAGATGGCCATTACTCCACAGCGGCTAAATG TTATCTAGCAGCGGACTCTGCCTTTGATGCTGCCAAAGTGATCGCCAAGAAGGGAGATGTGGTGTCCTTAAGAGCAGCTGCAGAGCTGGCCCTGATTGTGGGTGAAAAGGACCTGTCACATTCCCTTTCCCTGCGATGTGCAAAAGAGCTGCTGTCTGTTCAGGATTGGCTTGCAGCCCAGGAAGTACTCCAGACACAGGAAAGCTTATTG GGTCACCAGCTATTGTTTTGCACTAATGAGTTGTTGTGGAAAAGCCTGGCAGACACAGCTCTCATAACCTGGAGCAGTACTTCAGCTCACAGCTGGATGGCAATCGCAGATGATGGGTTTTTGACCGCAGTGAGTGAAGTGTGGGTGAAGGAGTTTGGTATCTCCCCTATTGACAGTGAAAAATTAAAGCTACTCCACCAGCAGCTGAAATCCATGGAGAATCCTCCTGCCACTGTGAATGTACCCATCAAACAG CTCTTGTTCCACTTATCCGTTGACCTGACCCTCACCCTGTTGAGCGCTCTGGCAGGGTCCTGGGGAGAGATGCTGGAGGAGATGTTGTGCGCTCTGTCCCGCTGCAGAGACACTGGACACTTCATTCTCATGAAGGAGATCTGTGGGCTACTTTTTCCAAAGG GGACTGAATCCATCTCTAATTTCAAAGGGAAGCTAGACCTCACAGATGAAAAGAGCATCTCCGCTGCTCAAAGCCTTGAGGCCTTCATATGTTACCTGAAGTTGTATGAACTGTGGTGGACTAGCAGCAGTGAGCACACACCACTTTTGCCAGAGGAGACCATCGCTGCTTCTACTGCTGCTTCTCACAACGATGAGCCTAATGGACCCGACCACATCGGTGGTGCAGGAGCCGAGGATGAAGCACCCGACGATGAGTGTTCTGCTAAAGAGATCCCAGATGTGCTGGCAAGTGCTGCTGAACAAGAGAAACCAGAGCGCCTAGAAAAGGCCCAGTGTGTGTTGACCTGCAAGGCATGTCTGTCTGAACCACACGCCATGTTACAGGCGTGTGAGAGGGCCAAAGCCGAGGTGCAGCATAGACTGTCCAACATGGTATACCACCACCTGAAAAACCAAGGGGACCAACACAAAGACCATCCTGCTGCCACACAGACCGAAAACGACACCCCAGCCAGCGAACCTGCACTGAG TGAGGAACATGCATCTCTGCCTTCCTTGATTGCCCTAGTGTCTGAACATAATAAACAACTGGCTGAAATTCCTGAACACGTCAAG GAACACCCCTTCCCAGATGTAATGGAGTGCTGCCTTATCCTTCTTCATATGGCCCGAACCTCAGAAATCCCTGTTGACCTGCAGAAAGAGGCTTTAGCTCTTGTCCAGAAGTATGGAACTACACATGCACTCCGCAAAGCCTGTCAGAAATTCCTAACACCAGATTGTACTGGAGAAGTACAATGTACTGAGGACTAG
- the gemin5 gene encoding gem-associated protein 5 isoform X2 encodes MPERLLPASPNWYCSRSSDANAKGVFGFGAKNSVYLISITSSSPVVVGELIGHRERVSGFTFCHYLGQEDLCASSSDDGTVKIWDCERKIMLKEHRAHQSTITALHWSPLEKDLVVSGDEKGVVVCYWHNRNDTQSFFPEPRNVFCLSCSPHNENYIAVGYKDGMIIVIDISKKNEVVHRLRGHDDEVHALAWCPEPGEEALHSRPEEGTEMETHQTRQHFSSLQLSNFEVNNGLLGGCERGCYLASGSKDQTVRVWSTAKGKGVMTLKLPFLKRRGAGVDPGVKERLWLTVNWPKGHPTHIVSSCFGGELLSWDLMKNGKQKWTLLGSASEGQTHSRIVFNMTSVCVEDNRELLISISMDREIKCWDLSTLECCWTLPSLGGFVYALTFSPVDTGSLAVGVGDNMIRVWSTLSIQNKHDTKTFWQGIKSKVTALSWHTLKEGSLAFGTDDGKVGIYEAYSNKPPQISSTYHRKTVYTVAWGPPIPPLTFGGDGDKLSVALYSCAGEGVIFQHNPWKLAGEASDIDKVIRDTNGIKHKLSPHTDLSWKPDGKILAIGNEDGSVDVFQAPNLKLLCTIQQHHKIINVICWHHEHGSQSDLGYLIASGSSNAIVYVHNLKTVIESPPESPALITEPYRSLVGHTAKITSLAWSPHHDGRLVSVCYDGTAQVWDVPQEEAVCNYRGHKGRLLCVQWSPVDPDVVWTGGDDFTVQEWAVSKQEHTKPPKGKKGIDLEKKRSSQQKVKAKKKKKQMTSKAGSKPQDGEVTNGEGEGRHSVGLEEGPSDLEEEEEKEREAGPQATMSTPIAASKESNRPVDRIVSEKIQNGGKAFAFVKREVVKEERKREKQEIPVKKRKPRSLLPLSTTMDHRPKEELQQDCLTLAAIRHSKVLPSQCVPGSGDHIQLGLFGDRKALYQMFEEEGKSHIEGGHYDSAIYLLLWKGDITGALQMATEKGELTDHLVSIAPMAGYQVWSRTVEAFVKQLCFQEQFVKAASYLLSIHKVYEAVELLRSRQLYREAIALSKARLCPEDPVLKDLYTAWAAILEKDGHYSTAAKCYLAADSAFDAAKVIAKKGDVVSLRAAAELALIVGEKDLSHSLSLRCAKELLSVQDWLAAQEVLQTQESLLGHQLLFCTNELLWKSLADTALITWSSTSAHSWMAIADDGFLTAVSEVWVKEFGISPIDSEKLKLLHQQLKSMENPPATVNVPIKQLLFHLSVDLTLTLLSALAGSWGEMLEEMLCALSRCRDTGHFILMKEICGLLFPKGTESISNFKGKLDLTDEKSISAAQSLEAFICYLKLYELWWTSSSEHTPLLPEETIAASTAASHNDEPNGPDHIGGAGAEDEAPDDECSAKEIPDVLASAAEQEKPERLEKAQCVLTCKACLSEPHAMLQACERAKAEVQHRLSNMVYHHLKNQGDQHKDHPAATQTENDTPASEPALSEEHASLPSLIALVSEHNKQLAEIPEHVKEHPFPDVMECCLILLHMARTSEIPVDLQKEALALVQKYGTTHALRKACQKFLTPDCTGEVQCTED; translated from the exons ATGCCCGAGAGACTTCTGCCAGCGTCTCCCAACTGGTACTGCTCCAGGTCCAGTGACGCGAATGCCAAGGGAGTGTTTGGATTTGGGGCTAAAAACTCAGTATATCTTATTAGCATCACTTCATCGTCGCCTGTTGTCGTGG GTGAACTGATAGGCCACAGAGAGCGTGTATCAGGATTCACCTTTTGCCATTATCTGGGTCAAGAAGATCTGTGCGCCAGTAGTTCTGATGATGGGACTGTCAAAATCTGGGACTGTGAGAGAAAGATTATGCTTAAAGAGCACAGAGCTCACCAG AGTACCATAACTGCTTTGCACTGGTCCCCACTGGAGAAAGACCTGGTGGTTTCTGGAGACGAGAAAGGGGTCGTCGTTTGTTACTGGCACAATCGTAATGACACGCAAAGCTTCTTCCCGGAACCAAGGAATGTCTTTTGTTTGTCCTGTTCCCCTCACAATGAAAACTACATCGCTGTGGG GTACAAAGATGGGATGATTATTGTGATTGACATAAGTAAAAAGAATGAAGTCGTGCACCGTCTGAGAGGCCATGACGATGAGGTCCATGCCCTGGCTTGGTGTCCTGAGCCTGGGGAGGAGGCTTTGCACAGCCGTCCAGAGGAAGGGACAG aaatggagactcatcagaccaggcaacatttttccagtcttcaactgtccaattttg AGGTAAACAATGGGCTGCTAGGGGGATGTGAGAGAGGCTGTTACCTGGCGTCAGGAAGCAAGGACCAGACTGTCCGCGTGTGGAGCACAGCAAAGGGGAAAG GGGTGATGACGCTGAAACTCCCATTCCTGAAGAGAAGAGGAGCTGGGGTCGACCCCGGGGTGAAGGAGAGGCTCTGGCTCACAGTAAATTGGCCTAAGGGTCATCCTACACACATCGTATCCAGCTGTTTTGG TGGGGAGCTGCTGTCGTGGGACCTTATGAAGAATGGCAAGCAGAAGTGGACTCTGCTGGGCTCTGCATCCGAGGGCCAGACTCACTCAAGGATTGTCTTTAACATGACCTCTGTGTGTGTCGAGGACAACAGGGAACTTCTCATCAGCATTTCAATGGACAGAGAA ATTAAATGCTGGGACTTGTCTACCCTAGAGTGCTGCTGGACCCTGCCATCCCTCGGCGGATTTGTGTACGCGCTGACCTTCTCCCCCGTGGATACAGGTTCCCTGGCCGTGGGTGTTGGAGACAACATGATCCGAGTGTGGAGCACTCTGTCCATCCAGAACAAGCATGACACCAAGACCTTCTGGCAAGGAATCAAATCCAAAGTCACGGCG CTGTCCTGGCACACACTGAAGGAAGGCTCTCTGGCATTTGGAACTGATGATGGCAAAGTTGGCATTTATGAAGCTTACTCTAACAA GCCCCCGCAAATATCCAGCACTTATCACCGAAAGACTGTGTACACAGTGGCCTGGGGACCCCCAATACCCCCCCTGACATTTG GAGGGGATGGAGACAAGCTGTCAGTCGCTCTGTATAGCTGTGCGGGAGAAGGAGTCATCTTTCAACACAACCCCTGGAAATTGGCAGGAGAAGCCAGTGACATTGATAAAGTTATTCGGGACACAAATGGCATTAAG CACAAATTATCACCACACACTGATCTCAGCTGGAAACCAGATGGCAAAATACTGGCTATTGGGAATGAAGATGG GTCAGTAGATGTGTTTCAAGCTCCAAATCTCAAGTTGCTGTGCACCATTCAGCAGCACCACAAGATCATCAATGTCATTTGCTGGCATCATGAGCACGGCAGCCAATCAGATCTCGGTTACCTGATAGCTTCCGGGTCAAGCAACGCAATTGTGTATGTGCACAACCTCAAGACTGTAATAG AGTCTCCACCAGAAAGCCCTGCCCTGATTACAGAACCCTACAGAAGCCTCGTGGGACACACGGCAAAAATCACCAGCCTGGCCTGGAGTCCTCATCATGACGGGAGGCTGGTGTCCGTCTGTTATGATGGGACGGCACAG GTGTGGGATGTGCCGCAGGAGGAAGCTGTGTGTAACTACAGGGGTCACAAAGGTCGtctgctgtgtgttcagtggtcTCCTGTAGACCCCGATGTGGTTTGGACGGGAGGCGATGATTTTACTGTACAAGAGTGGGCCGTGTCAAAGCAGGAGCACaccaaacctccaaaag GAAAAAAAGGCATTGACCTTGAGAAGAAGAGATCATCCCAGCAGAAAGTGAAagccaagaagaagaagaaacagaTGACAAGCAAAGCAGGCAGTAAGCCACAGGATGGCGAGGTTACCAACGGTGAAGGGGAGGGTCGACACTCTGTGGGACTGGAGGAGGGGCCTTCAGacctggaggaagaggaggagaaagagagagaggctggaccTCAGGCCACAATGAGCACTCCAATAGCGG CATCCAAAGAGTCTAATCGGCCAGTGGATAGGATTGTgtctgaaaaaatacaaaacggAGGGAAGGCATTCGCTTTTGTTAAAAGAGAAGTGGTAaaagaggagagaaagagagaaaaacaag AGATCCCAGTGAAGAAGAGGAAACCACGCTCATTGCTTCCTCTCAGCACAACTATGGATCACAGGCCTAAAGAGGAGCTCCAGCAAGATTGCCTGACTCTCGCTGCCATCAGACATTCAAAAG TGTTGCCGAGTCAGTGTGTGCCAGGATCTGGGGACCACATTCAGCTGGGCCTTTTTGGTGACAGGAAAGCTCTCTACCAGATGTTTGAAGAAGAGG GAAAGAGCCACATCGAAGGAGGTCACTATGACTCTGCCATATACCTGTTACTGTGGAAAGGAGATATCACAGGAGCTCTGCAAATGGCAACTGAGAAGGGAGAGCTAACAGATCACTTAGTCTCTATTGCCCCCATGG CTGGCTATCAGGTGTGGTCGCGGACTGTGGAAGCCTTTGTGAAGCAGCTGTGTTTCCAGGAGCAGTTTGTCAAGGCAGCCTCTTACCTCCTCTCTATTCACAAGGTTTACGAGGCTGTTGAGCTTCTGAGGTCCCGCCAGCTGTACAG GGAAGCCATTGCATTGAGCAAGGCTAGACTGTGTCCTGAAGACCCTGTTTTGAAGGATCTCTATACCGCCTGGGCAGCTATCCTTGAGAAAGATGGCCATTACTCCACAGCGGCTAAATG TTATCTAGCAGCGGACTCTGCCTTTGATGCTGCCAAAGTGATCGCCAAGAAGGGAGATGTGGTGTCCTTAAGAGCAGCTGCAGAGCTGGCCCTGATTGTGGGTGAAAAGGACCTGTCACATTCCCTTTCCCTGCGATGTGCAAAAGAGCTGCTGTCTGTTCAGGATTGGCTTGCAGCCCAGGAAGTACTCCAGACACAGGAAAGCTTATTG GGTCACCAGCTATTGTTTTGCACTAATGAGTTGTTGTGGAAAAGCCTGGCAGACACAGCTCTCATAACCTGGAGCAGTACTTCAGCTCACAGCTGGATGGCAATCGCAGATGATGGGTTTTTGACCGCAGTGAGTGAAGTGTGGGTGAAGGAGTTTGGTATCTCCCCTATTGACAGTGAAAAATTAAAGCTACTCCACCAGCAGCTGAAATCCATGGAGAATCCTCCTGCCACTGTGAATGTACCCATCAAACAG CTCTTGTTCCACTTATCCGTTGACCTGACCCTCACCCTGTTGAGCGCTCTGGCAGGGTCCTGGGGAGAGATGCTGGAGGAGATGTTGTGCGCTCTGTCCCGCTGCAGAGACACTGGACACTTCATTCTCATGAAGGAGATCTGTGGGCTACTTTTTCCAAAGG GGACTGAATCCATCTCTAATTTCAAAGGGAAGCTAGACCTCACAGATGAAAAGAGCATCTCCGCTGCTCAAAGCCTTGAGGCCTTCATATGTTACCTGAAGTTGTATGAACTGTGGTGGACTAGCAGCAGTGAGCACACACCACTTTTGCCAGAGGAGACCATCGCTGCTTCTACTGCTGCTTCTCACAACGATGAGCCTAATGGACCCGACCACATCGGTGGTGCAGGAGCCGAGGATGAAGCACCCGACGATGAGTGTTCTGCTAAAGAGATCCCAGATGTGCTGGCAAGTGCTGCTGAACAAGAGAAACCAGAGCGCCTAGAAAAGGCCCAGTGTGTGTTGACCTGCAAGGCATGTCTGTCTGAACCACACGCCATGTTACAGGCGTGTGAGAGGGCCAAAGCCGAGGTGCAGCATAGACTGTCCAACATGGTATACCACCACCTGAAAAACCAAGGGGACCAACACAAAGACCATCCTGCTGCCACACAGACCGAAAACGACACCCCAGCCAGCGAACCTGCACTGAG TGAGGAACATGCATCTCTGCCTTCCTTGATTGCCCTAGTGTCTGAACATAATAAACAACTGGCTGAAATTCCTGAACACGTCAAG GAACACCCCTTCCCAGATGTAATGGAGTGCTGCCTTATCCTTCTTCATATGGCCCGAACCTCAGAAATCCCTGTTGACCTGCAGAAAGAGGCTTTAGCTCTTGTCCAGAAGTATGGAACTACACATGCACTCCGCAAAGCCTGTCAGAAATTCCTAACACCAGATTGTACTGGAGAAGTACAATGTACTGAGGACTAG